The stretch of DNA GGGGAGGCGTTCAGCACGAGGAGCAGGGAGAGGTCCTCGTCCGCGAGGGCCGTCACGGGTCCGCCGTCCTGCCAGATGTCCTCGCAGATCACCACGGCGACACGTCGGTCCAGGACGTCCAGCACGCACACCTCGTGCCCCGGGGTGAAGATCCGGCTCTCGTCGAACACGCCGTAGTCCGGCAGGTGGTGCTTGTCGTAGCGAGCCACCACCGCGCCGCCCCGCAGCACCACCGCCCGGTTGGTGGCCCGGACCGCGGCCCGCGCGGCGGCATCCGCCTGGGCGTCGTTGCGTGGCCCGAGCCGCCGCTCGCCCACGGTGCCGACCACCACGGTCAGCTCACCCAGACCCTCCTCGACGAGCCGGGAGGCGAGACGTTCGAGCCCCGCCTGGGCCCCGCGTCGGAAGGAGGCCCGCAGCGCGAGGTCCTCGATCGGGTAACCGGTCAGGGTCATCTCCGGGAAGACGACCAGGTGGGCACCCGCCTCGGCAGCACGGCGGGACCAGGCGAGCACCGCCTCGACGTTCCCGTCGACGTCCCCGACGCACGTGTCGATCTGGGCCAGGGCGATCCGAGGTCGTGCCATGGCCGGGAGCCTATCGAGGGGTCCGGACGGCGACCGCCGCGCCGACGTGCCGGGGGCGGCCGCACGCCTGGTCATAGGGAAGGATGTGCCCCATGGACAGGCAGCAGGAATTCGTGCTCCGGACGGTCGAGGAGCGGGACATCCGGTTCGTCCGGCTGTGGTTCACGGACGTGCTCGGCATCCTCAAGTCCGTCGCGGTGGCGCCGGCCGAGCTGGAGCAGGCGTTCGCGGAGGGCATCGGGTTCGACGGCTCCGCGATCGAGGGCCTGACCCGGGTCTACGAGGCGGACATGATCGCCCGCCCGGACCCGTCGACGTTCCAGGTGCTGCCGTGGCGCGGTGAGCGGCACGGCACCGCCCGGATGTTCTGCGACCTGCTCACCCCGGACGGCGCGCCGTCGCTCGCGGACAGCCGCCAGGTGCTCAAGCGCGCGCTGGACCGCGCCAGCGACAAGGGGTTCACCTTCTACACGCACCCTGAGGTCGAGTTCTACCTGTTCGAGGCGCCCGCCGACCCGGCGCAGACGCTCGTGCCCGTCGACCAGGGCGGCTACTTCGACCACGTCCCACGCGGTACCGCCCACGACTTCCGCCGGGCCGCGATCACGATGCTCGAGTCCATGGGCATCTCGGTGGAGTTCTCCCACCACGAGGCCGGCCCGGGCCAGAACGAGATCGACCTGCGCTACGCGGACGCGCTGACCACTGCGGACAACATCATGACCTTCCGCACGGTGGTCAAGGAGGTGGCCCTCGAGCAGGGGGTGTTCGCGTCCTTCATGCCGAAGCCGCTGTTCGCGGCGCCCGGGTCGGGGATGCACACGCACCTGTCCCTGTTCCAGGGCGACAAGAACGCGTTCCACGAGGCGGGCGCCGACCTCGAGCTCTCCAAGATCGGCCGGTCCTTCATCGCCGGACTGCTGCGGCACGCCGCGGAGATCACCGCGGTGACCAACCAGTTCGTCAACTCCTACAAGCGGCTGTGGGGCGGCGCCGAGGCGCCGAGCTACATCTGCTGGGGCCACAACAACCGGTCCGCGCTCGTGCGGGTGCCGCTGTACAAGCCGGGCAAGGGCAACTCGAGCCGGGTGGAGTACCGGGCGGTCGACTCGGCGGCGAACCCGTACCTGGCGTTCGCGGTGCTGCTCGCCGCCG from Cellulomonas sp. NTE-D12 encodes:
- a CDS encoding glutamine synthetase family protein; amino-acid sequence: MDRQQEFVLRTVEERDIRFVRLWFTDVLGILKSVAVAPAELEQAFAEGIGFDGSAIEGLTRVYEADMIARPDPSTFQVLPWRGERHGTARMFCDLLTPDGAPSLADSRQVLKRALDRASDKGFTFYTHPEVEFYLFEAPADPAQTLVPVDQGGYFDHVPRGTAHDFRRAAITMLESMGISVEFSHHEAGPGQNEIDLRYADALTTADNIMTFRTVVKEVALEQGVFASFMPKPLFAAPGSGMHTHLSLFQGDKNAFHEAGADLELSKIGRSFIAGLLRHAAEITAVTNQFVNSYKRLWGGAEAPSYICWGHNNRSALVRVPLYKPGKGNSSRVEYRAVDSAANPYLAFAVLLAAGLKGIEDGYELPEGAEDDVWELTDAERRALGIEPLPTSLEAAIEVMERSELVAEALGEHVFDYFLRNKREEWREYRAQVTPFELQRFLPLV